CTTCGGCGCCGCACCGTCGGGCTTGACCACCGTGCCGTCGGTCGGGGGCACCGTGCCGTCCACCGTGGGGCGCCCGTCCTTCACGCCACCGTCGCGCGGCGGACCCGCGTCCGGCGTGACCGCGCCGCCGTACTCGTGCGCCCCGATGTCGTAGGCTGCGCCCTGGGGCCGCGCCGCGCCGAAGTAGTCGTCCTTCACGTCAGCCAGCGTCGTGCCCTTGTCCACGCAGGGCGAGCCCGACGGGATCTTGAAGCCGTCGGGCTTCTTGTCGTTGATGTTGATGAGGTTGCAGTTCACCCCGGTCACGTCCTTGGCGTTCACCCCCGCCGCCGGAGGCGTACCGCCCAGCCAGTTGTTGCTGGCAAAGGTCGGGTACGGCCCGCTCGCGCCCAGCTCGAGGACCTGGGTGTTGGACTGGATCACGATGTTGTTCGCGATCGTCGTGCTGGCGTGCGCCCCCTGCTCGATGGTGATGCCCACGTTCTGAGCCTGCGAGAAGGTGTTGTTCGCGATGAGCGAGTTCTTGAGGCCCGCCCCGGAGATGGCCGGGTACCAGGCGAAGTTGCCGCCGCAGGCCGACACGATGTTGTTCATGACCTTGTGGCCCTTGGTCACCGCGTCGTCGCTGAGCGAGATGCCGCCCGGTCGGTTGCCGCCCGTCTGCCAGATCACGTCCGTCGTGCAGTAGATGAAGTTCCGCGCGATGGTGACGGCTTCCGACGCCTCGACGTACACGTTGTCGGTCAGGTTGTCGTAGAGCGTGTTGCCCCGCACGACGTTGTTCTTCCCCTCGGTGACCGCCAGGCCCTGGCCGTGGTTGTTATAGATCGTGTTGTTCGCGACCTCGGTCTTCTCGGAGGCGCCCACGGCCACGCCCGGACCCACGCCCGTCTGATTGTGAGCCGCGTTGAACATCTGGTTCTTGTAGACGGTGTTTCCGGAGATCTGCACGCCGATCGCCGTGTCGGCCGCGATGCCGCCGTAGGCGTTGTCGTGGATCTTGCAGTTCAGGATCTTGTGGTTGTCCCCGGAGACCATCAGGCCGACCCCCTTGGAGCCACGCACGTCGAAGCCCTCGAAGGAGATCCCCTTGCCGTTGACCGAGACCAGCGCGTCGGTGGCCACCGCCGGGAGCGTGTTGTTACCGTTGATCACCACGGCGGCGCCGCTCGCCGCCTGAAAGCGGATGCCGCTGGCCCCGCCGTCCTTGTCGATCAGCACCACCTCGGCGTAGGTCCCGGCCTGCACGATCACCGTATCGCCGGGCAAGACCTGGTTCGCCGCATAGGTGATGGTCTTCCACGGCGAGGCCTGGGTCCCTGCTGCCGCGTCATCCTTGCCGGTCGGGGCCACGTAGTAGTCCTTCGCGTACGCGGTCCCGGCCACAAGACAGAGCATGCTCCCCACGATGATGCTTGTGCGCATTTCTATCTCCCTTAATCTCTAAGTGGCATGGAACTATCTCACAGCACTCCGGCCTTGGCAACGACCGCTCCTCGACGGAAAACGTGGCTCCTCGCGCTCGGCATCACGCTCGCGATTTCCGTGCCGGCGTGCCGTTCGCGGAGCGCGAAAACGCGTGACGGAGATCTCCTTTCGGCCCCCGTCCAGGGTCCGGCGGCGCGACCCGACCCACCGCGCCTGCCCTTCATCGACTCGCACGTGCACATAACGCCGCTGCCCGAATCCTTCAACGAGGCGCTGCGCATCTTCTCGCAGGTCGGCGTGACCAAGTTCGCCGTGAAGAGCGCGGGGGTCCCTGGCACCCCCCGGTACGAAGCGACCCGGCGGCTGGCCGGCGTGCTGGGCGAGAAGATGGCCTTCTTCATCAACCCCGACTGGGAAGGGATCGACGAGCCGGGCTGGGGGCGCCGCGAGGCCGACCGGCTGGCCCAGGCCATGCGCGACGGGGCGAGCGGGATCAAGATCTTCAAGGATCTCGGGCTCGGGGTGCGCCTCGCGAACGGCAAGCTCCTGAAGGTGGACGACCCCAGGCTCGATCCGCTCTGGGCGCGCGCGGGGGCGACCGGAGCCATCGTGGCCTGGCACGTGGCCGATCCGGTGGCCTTCTTCAAGCCCGTCACCCCCGAGAACGAACGCTACGACGAGCTCAAGCTGGCGGAAGACTGGAGCTTCCACGGCAAGGACTTCCCCTCCTTCCTCGAGCTCATGGCCGCGCGCGACCGCGTGGTGCGCAAGTTCCCGAAGACCATCTTTCTCGGGATTCACCTCGCCGGCTACTCCGAGAGCCTGGACTACGTGGCGAGGCTCCTCGACACGGCCCCCAACTTCTACGTGGACGTGGCCGCCCGCGTCCCCGAGCTCGGCCGCCATCCGGCGCACAAGGCGCGGGCCTTCTACGTCAAGTACCAGGACCGCGTCCTCTTCGGCACCGATCTCATCGTCACCCCGAACGGCATGCAGCTCGGCTCGGTCTCGCCGAACCCACCCACCTTCGAGGACGCGCTGAAGTACTACGCGATCCACCGGCGCTACTTCGAGACGAGCGACCGCCAGTTCGATCATCCCACCCCCATCCAGGGGCGCTGGAAGATCGACGGGGTGGGCCTGCCGCGCGAGGTGCTGCACAAGATCTACGTGGAGAACGCCGAGCGGCTGATCTTTCTTCCGCGAAAGAGATGGCTCGCGGCGCAGGCGAAGGGGGGCGAGCCGAAGCGGCCGTAGCCGGACCCTTCCTTTGCGCGACCGGCGTCACATCCTGAGCGAAGAAGCCCTTACTCGACGCTCTTCGCGCAGCGAAAACCGAAGTGGTGGAAAGGTCGGTTGAGCGGCACGTGCGGCCGGCGTCTCGCCGCACGCGCGTCGGACGCAGGCCAGTACCACGACCCGCCCTTCACGATCTTCAGCCGGTGGCCGGGGCATTCGTCCGCGCCCCCGCAGGGGCCCTTCGGGTTCGGTCCCTCGCACTCCTTGCCGCAGGCCGCGTAGCTCGGCGAGTACCAGTCCGCCACCCACTCCCACGAGTTCCCCGCCATGTCGTAGAGCCCGTAGGGTCCCGGCGGACGCGAGCCGACGTCCCAGGTCGCGCCGCGCCCCTCCTTGCCCACCCCGCAGCCGCGCCCCTTGAGGTCCATGATGATCGCGCGCGCGCAGGTGCAGCGCTCGTTGCCCCAGGGATAGGTTCGACCGTCGGTGCCGCGCGCGGCCTTCTCCCACTCCGCCTCGGTGGGGAGGCGCTTGCCCTTCGACTGGCAGTACTGGCGCGCGTTGAACCAGCTCACCCCCACGACGGGCTGCTTCGGCTCCGAAAAGCCCTTGTAGCCCGCGCCCGCCCGGTACTTCGGCCCGGCCTTCTCGCAGGCCCCCGCCTTCACGCAGGCCTGGTACTCGGCGTGCGTCACCTCGTACAGATCCATGTAGAACGTGTCGACCCAGACCCGGTGGGCCGGCCGCTCGTCCTTGAGTCCCGTGTCCGAGCCGCGCTGGTACTCGCCTCCCGGCACGCACGCCATGCCGGCGGGCGTCTTGCCACACGGGCGCGCGACGGGCGTGGCGCCAGCGCGTGGCCTTTCGGCGCGAGGCTCCTCGGCGCGGGCCAGGCCCACCGCGCCGACGAAGCAGATCCCCAGCGCCAGAAATCGTCGCTTCATGCGTCCTCCGTCGTCGTCTCGCGCGCCTCCGGAGCAGCGGCTCCGCCTTCCACGCGCATCAACCGTTCGAGCTCCCCGGCCGTGGCTGCCGCGCGCACCGCGTCCCCCGAGGCGACGCGCGCCAGTCGGCCACGATGCAAGAGGAGAGCGCGATCCAGGTGCGGCGCGAGCAGGTCCAGGTCGTGCTCCGTCCACAGCGCCGCCGTCCCTCGCCGCACGCGCGCCACCACCTCGGTGACGAGGGCGCGGCTGCTGCGGGCGTCCACGCCGGCGAGGCCCTCGTCGATCACCAGGAGCTCGGGCTGGCTCACCAGCGCCACCACCCAGGCCGACTTGCGCTGCATCCCGTGCGAGAGCTCCCCCACCAGGCGATTGCCGTCCTGGTCGAGCTCCGTCAGAGCGAGGAGCCGCGCGAGCTCGGCGCGGTCGAGCGGGACGCGCTTCACGCCGCACACGAACTCCGCCAGCTCCTCGACGGTCAGGTACGGCGGGAGCTGGAGATCCTGCGCCACGTACCCGAGGTGCCGGCGCGCCTCGAGGGGCGCCGCGAAGACGTCGTGGCCCAGGATGAGCGCCGCGCCCGCGTCGGGGACGAGCTGCCCCGACAGGATGGCCAGGGTCGTGGTCTTGCCCGCGCCGTTCTCGCCGAGCAGCGCCACGAGCTCGCCGCGACCGAGCTCCAGCTCGAGCGCATCCAGCGCGAGGCGACGTCCGTAGGCCTTGGACAGCCCGCTCACCTCCAGCACCGGAGCCGTCATCGCCGCAGTCCGTAGGGTAGGGCCAGGGCCACGGCAGCGGCCGCGAGGCCCGCGAAGGCGAGCAGGCCCGCCGCGCTCCACGAGAGCCCGAGGAGGGCCAGGGCGAGCCCGACCGCCGAGGCCAGCGGCGCGACGAGGCCCCAGCGCCCCGCGCGCGCGGCGTCCCCCGAGCGGGTCGCCGCCGTGCAGAGGAGCGACGTGGCGAGAAGCTGCGCGCCGAGCAGCGCCGACGCGCCGGGACCGTGGCGCCACCCCACGGCGAAGGCCAGGCCCGCCGTCAGATGCGCGCCGACCCAGAGCAACGCGAGCCAGCGCCCGAGCCACGCGGCGCTCCGCGGCGCCGGGAGCGTGAGCAGGTACCGCGCCCCCGCCGCCCTCGGGGAGCGACGCACGGGCAGGCTCGCCACCCAGGCCACGAGCAGCGCGGCAAAGAGCGGAGCCGCCGCCGTCGGTGCGCCGACGTTCACGCCGTAGGCCAGCGCCCCGAGGAGGGCGAGCGCGATCCAGCCCCAGAGGCCGCGTTGCGCGCGCGCCTGCTCGCGCAGCTCTTTCCAGAAGTGCGGACGCCAGCTCGCGGGCAGCCCCCGCGCCACGGCGGCACCGTAGGGGGGCTCGGCGGGAGCCGGTCGTCCGCCGTAGATCGTGCGCGCCGCCTCGACCACGCGCGGGATCACCTTCAGCGCGTGGCGCCCGTAGACCCACGCGCCGATCGCGAGCACGAGCCCCCCGAGCCAGAGCGGACTCAGAAAGAGCAGCCAGGCCCGACCGAGCGAGCCCGGACTCGCGCCTCCCACGAGCTGCCGCAGCCCCGCCTCGGAGATTGCGGCCACCACCGCGGCCAGGGCGAAGGCCAGCGCCGGCACGATGTAGAACGGACCGTGCCGCTCGATCCCATAGCTCCCGGCCATCCAGAGGCGCAGCGCGCGCACCGGCGCCTCGTCGGCATCGGCGAGCCACCCGGCGATCCCCGCCATGCCGAGCGCGAGGGCCGCGCTCCCCGCGAACACCGCGCCGAAGTAGGCCGCGAGGAGCTGTCGCAGGTGGAGCGAGCTCCCCTCCCCCACCCCCGCGCCGAGTCCGACGGCCAGGAGCAGCCAGGGCCAG
This region of Deltaproteobacteria bacterium genomic DNA includes:
- a CDS encoding amidohydrolase family protein — translated: MHITPLPESFNEALRIFSQVGVTKFAVKSAGVPGTPRYEATRRLAGVLGEKMAFFINPDWEGIDEPGWGRREADRLAQAMRDGASGIKIFKDLGLGVRLANGKLLKVDDPRLDPLWARAGATGAIVAWHVADPVAFFKPVTPENERYDELKLAEDWSFHGKDFPSFLELMAARDRVVRKFPKTIFLGIHLAGYSESLDYVARLLDTAPNFYVDVAARVPELGRHPAHKARAFYVKYQDRVLFGTDLIVTPNGMQLGSVSPNPPTFEDALKYYAIHRRYFETSDRQFDHPTPIQGRWKIDGVGLPREVLHKIYVENAERLIFLPRKRWLAAQAKGGEPKRP
- a CDS encoding right-handed parallel beta-helix repeat-containing protein, which gives rise to MRTSIIVGSMLCLVAGTAYAKDYYVAPTGKDDAAAGTQASPWKTITYAANQVLPGDTVIVQAGTYAEVVLIDKDGGASGIRFQAASGAAVVINGNNTLPAVATDALVSVNGKGISFEGFDVRGSKGVGLMVSGDNHKILNCKIHDNAYGGIAADTAIGVQISGNTVYKNQMFNAAHNQTGVGPGVAVGASEKTEVANNTIYNNHGQGLAVTEGKNNVVRGNTLYDNLTDNVYVEASEAVTIARNFIYCTTDVIWQTGGNRPGGISLSDDAVTKGHKVMNNIVSACGGNFAWYPAISGAGLKNSLIANNTFSQAQNVGITIEQGAHASTTIANNIVIQSNTQVLELGASGPYPTFASNNWLGGTPPAAGVNAKDVTGVNCNLININDKKPDGFKIPSGSPCVDKGTTLADVKDDYFGAARPQGAAYDIGAHEYGGAVTPDAGPPRDGGVKDGRPTVDGTVPPTDGTVVKPDGAAPKPDGGVVPKADGGTTPQGDGGTSGGGGCSCELAERPTSLWPFALLGLAAALGLAFRRRRR
- a CDS encoding formylglycine-generating enzyme family protein, whose amino-acid sequence is MKRRFLALGICFVGAVGLARAEEPRAERPRAGATPVARPCGKTPAGMACVPGGEYQRGSDTGLKDERPAHRVWVDTFYMDLYEVTHAEYQACVKAGACEKAGPKYRAGAGYKGFSEPKQPVVGVSWFNARQYCQSKGKRLPTEAEWEKAARGTDGRTYPWGNERCTCARAIIMDLKGRGCGVGKEGRGATWDVGSRPPGPYGLYDMAGNSWEWVADWYSPSYAACGKECEGPNPKGPCGGADECPGHRLKIVKGGSWYWPASDARAARRRPHVPLNRPFHHFGFRCAKSVE
- a CDS encoding ABC transporter ATP-binding protein; this encodes MTAPVLEVSGLSKAYGRRLALDALELELGRGELVALLGENGAGKTTTLAILSGQLVPDAGAALILGHDVFAAPLEARRHLGYVAQDLQLPPYLTVEELAEFVCGVKRVPLDRAELARLLALTELDQDGNRLVGELSHGMQRKSAWVVALVSQPELLVIDEGLAGVDARSSRALVTEVVARVRRGTAALWTEHDLDLLAPHLDRALLLHRGRLARVASGDAVRAAATAGELERLMRVEGGAAAPEARETTTEDA